A genomic window from Etheostoma spectabile isolate EspeVRDwgs_2016 chromosome 13, UIUC_Espe_1.0, whole genome shotgun sequence includes:
- the ints2 gene encoding integrator complex subunit 2: MADSAGLQSVSSYAFEAMQKVDVASLAALSDPELRLLLPCLVRMALCAPADQSQSWAQDKKLILRLLSGVEAVNSIVALLSVDFHALEQDARKEQQLRHKAGGSNGESILVSQLQHGLTLEFEHSDPLRRLRLTLSELLAIMNKVADSNGEFFLKSSELFESHVYLDEVADVLCILQAELPSLLPIVDVAEALLHVRNGDWFLCLLVANVPDSFNEVCRGLIKNGERQDEESVGGRRRTEALRQLCQMNPSQALNIRAMVVEECHLPGLGVALTLDYRPDTPDEAVSPLVSYVSGLLLGTNSKVRTWFSMFIRNGQQRKRESSSVLWQMRRQLLLELVAILPRSRSTHMPNDGDMEEEASAGYSGLREEHVVKASALLRLYCALMGIAGLRPTDEEAEQLLQLMTSRPPATPAGVRFVSLSFCKLLAFPTLVSTPEQEQLMVMWLSWMIKEEEYFESAAGVSASFGEMLLLVAMYFHSNQLSSIIELVCSTLGMKIAIKPSSLSKMKTIFTQEIFTEQVVTAHAVRVAVTNNLSANITGFLPIHCIYQLLRSRAFTKHKVSIKDWIYRQLCETTTPIHTQLIPLIDAYINSILTPASKANPEATNQPITEQEILNVFQCSAGQGEGSRGGRQRYSITTQLLILYYILSYEENLLASTKQLALMQRKPKSYSAALMDQIPIKYLVTQAQGLQQELGGLHSALLRLLATNYPHLCLVEDWVCEEEVTGTLPLLRKMMLPSNTCRYTQSQLHQAFQKLPSSSPRLMRILEHLTLLSPGDLIPYAEALTASMALLLEPAVPRRILQTLNKLWMGLNTVMPRRLWVMTVNALQPSAKLLRQQKYTQNDLMVDPLIVLRCDQRVYRCPPLMDIVLHMLNGYLLASKAYLHCHLKETADFERQSQTVSNLGVPGQPDTPEVTREELKNALLSAQDSAAVQILLEVCLPTSEEQQLGATTESLLSSIGGPLPGKLKQGSLGPRARRGVEDAEPEGGLLSDLREVQCLICCLLHQMFIADPNIAKLVHFQGYPQALLPLTVAGIPSIHICLDFIPELLAQPQLEKQIFAIQLLSYLCTQYALPKSLSVARLAISVMGTLLTVLTRAKRFFFFMPILPCLVAFCQAFPPLYDDVAGLLVQVGQVCASDVATKARDIDPLIARLQYLKEKPQGAVASGGGSSQLTLPQRTAEELGGADPDVQLCYCVEATFMDIISSTLHGL; the protein is encoded by the exons ATGGCAGACAGTGCAGGGCTGCAGTCAGTCAGCTCCTATGCTTTTGAAGCGATGCAGAAGGTGGATGTGGCGAGCCTGGCTGCCCTAAGTGACCCTGAGCTCAGGCTGCTGCTACCCTGCCTGGTGAGGATGGCTTTATGTGCTCCAGCTGACCAGAGCCAGTCATGGGCACAGGACAAGAAGCTCATCCTCCGCCTGCTCTCTGGAGTAGAAGCTGTCAACTCCATTGTAGCACTTCTGTCTGTTGACTTTCATGCCTTGGAGCAGGATGCACGGAAAGAGCAGCAGCTCAG GCATAAGGCAGGTGGCTCTAACGGAGAAAGCATCCTGGTGTCACAGCTACAGCACGGCCTGACCCTGGAGTTTGAACACAGTGACCCCCTCAGGAGACTCCGTCTGACCCTCAGTGAACTGTTGGCTATCATGAATAAG GTGGCAGACTCAAATGGAGAGTTTTTCTTAAAGTCCTCTGAACTTTTTGAAAGCCATGTTTACTTGGATGAGGTCGCTGATGTCCTCTGCATTTTACAAGCAG aGCTGCCTTCCTTGCTCCCCATTGTGGATGTGGCAGAGGCTTTGCTTCATGTCCGCAATGGAGACTGGTTTCTGTGCCTGTTGGTTGCCAATGTACCTGACAGCTTCAATGAAG TTTGTAGAGGTTTGATCAAGAATGGAGAGCGTCAGGATGAGGAGAGTGTGGGTGGTCGACGCAGGACTGAAGCCCTCAGGCAGCTCTGTCAGATGAACCCCTCACAGGCCCTCAACATCAGAGCTATGGTG GTGGAGGAGTGCCACCTGCCTGGTCTGGGTGTGGCTCTGACTCTGGACTATAGACCAGATACACCAGATGAGGCAGTCAGTCCCCTGGTCTCTTATGTCAGCGGCCTACTGCTGGGTACCAATAGTAAAGTCCGTACCTGGTTTAGCATGTTCATTCGCAATGGACAACAG CGAAAGAGAGAAAGCAGCTCTGTGCTGTGGCAGATGCGCAGACAGCTGCTGCTGGAGCTGGTCGCCATCCTGCCCCGCTCCCGCAGCACCCACATGCCCAATGACGGTGATATGGAAGAGGAGGCCAGCGCAGGGTACTCTGGCCTCAGAGAGGAGCACGTGGTGAAGGCCAGCGCTCTGCTCCGACTGTACTGTGCCCTAATGGGCATTGCaggcctcag ACCTACAGATGAAGAGGCAGAGCAGCTCTTGCAGTTGATGACCAGCCGGCCCCCGGCCACACCTGCCGGCGTCcgctttgtctctctgtccttctgCAAGCTGCTGGCCTTCCCTACTCTGGTCAG caCTCCAGAGCAGGAACAGCTGATGGTCATGTGGCTCAGCTGGATGATCAAAGAGGAGGAATACTTTGAGAG TGCTGCAGGCGTATCTGCTTCTTTTGGAGAGATGCTATTATTGGTTGCCATGTATTTCCATAGCAACCAGCTCAGCTCCATTATTGAGTTGGTGTGCTCTACTTTGGGGATGAAG ATTGCCATCAAGCCCAGTTCTCTAAGCAAGATGAAGACTATCTTCACACAGGAGATCTTCACAGAACAG GTTGTTACAGCCCATGCGGTGAGGGTTGCAGTGACCAACAACCTAAGTGCCAACATCACAGGATTCCTCCCCATTCACTGTATCTACCAGCTGCTTCGGAGCAGAGCCTTCACCAAGCACAAAGTGTCCATCAAG GATTGGATCTATCGCCAGCTCTGTGAGACAACCACCCCCATCCATACCCAACTGATTCCCCTAATTGACGCCTATATCAACTCCATCCTCACTCCGGCATCCAAAGCCAACCCAGAGGCCACCAACCAGCCCATCACCGAGCAGGAGATCCTTAATGTCTTCCAGTGCTCTGCTGGG CAAGGAGAGGGTAGTCGAGGAGGACGGCAACGCTACTCCATCACCACCCAACTCCTTATCCTCTACTACATCCTGTCGTATGAAGAGAACCTGTTGGCGAGCACCAAACAACTGG CCTTGATGCAGAGGAAACCAAAGTCCTACTCAGCAGCCTTGATGGACCAGATCCCCATCAAGTACTTGGTTACCCAGGCCCAGGGACTGCAGCAGGAGCTAGGGG GTCTGCACTCTGCCCTGCTGAGGCTGTTGGCCACCAACTACCCCCACCTATGTTTAGTGGAGGACTGGGTGTGTGAAGAGGAGGTGACTGGTACCCTGCCCCTGCTGAGGAAGATGATGCTCCCCAGCAACACCTGCAGATACACTCAGAGTCAGCTCCACCAGG CCTTCCAGAAGTTACCGTCTAGCAGTCCCAGGCTTATGCGGATTCTGGAGCATTTAACGCTGCTTTCACCCGGAGACCTGATCCCTTATGCGGAGGCCCTCACAGCCAGCATGGCCCTGCTGCTGGAGCCTGCCGTGCCTCGCAGAATACTGCAGACCCTTAACAAGCTCTGGATGGGCCTCAACACTGTGATGCCCCGCAG GTTGTGGGTGATGACCGTAAACGCCCTCCAACCTTCAGCTAAGCTGCTCCGGCAGCAGAAGTACACTCAGAACGACCTGATGGTGGACCCTCTCATTGTGCTGCGCTGTGATCAAAGGGTGTACAG gtgTCCTCCTTTAATGGACATTGTCCTTCACATGCTGAATGGCTACCTGCTGGCCTCAAAAGCCTACCTACACTGCCACCTGAAGGAGACGGCGGACTTTGAGCGGCAGAGCCAGACAGTCTCAAACCTGGGCGTGCCTGGACAGCCAGATACACCCGAGGTCACCAGGGAGGAGCTGAAAAACGCCCTGCTATCTGCACAG GACAGCGCAGCAGTCCAGATTCTCCTGGAAGTGTGTCTGCCAACCTCTGAAGAGCAGCAGCTGGGGGCCACCACAGAGAGCCTTCTGAGTAGTATTGGGGGCCCCTTGCCAGGAAAATTGAAACAGGGAAGCCTGGGGCCCAGAGCCAGGAGGGGCGTGGAGGACGCCGAGCCAGAGGGAGGCCTTCTTAGTGACTTGAGGGAGGTGCAATGTCTCATCTGTTGTCTGCTGCATCAGATGTTCATTGCAGACCCTAACATTGCCAAGTTGGTCCATTTTCAG ggTTACCCTCAAGCTCTGCTGCCTCTAACTGTGGCAGGCATCCCTTCCATCCATATCTGTCTGGACTTCATCCCAGAGCTGCTGGCCCAGCCCCAGCTGGAAAAGCAG ATCTTTGCAATCCAGTTGCTGTCATACTTGTGTACCCAGTACGCGCTACCTAAATCCCTCAGTGTGGCCAGGTTGGCCATCAGTGTCATGGGCACCCTCCTCACAG TGCTGACTCGTGCCAAgcgtttcttcttcttcatgccCATCCTGCCGTGCCTGGTGGCCTTCTGCCAGGCCTTCCCTCCGCTCTATGATGATGTCGCAGGTCTGCTAGTACAAGTGGGCCAGGTTTGTGCCTCTGACGTTGCCACCAAAGCCAGGGACATTGACCCTCTCATCGCTC GCCTGCAGTATCTGAAGGAGAAGCCTCAGGGGGCGGTGGCTTCAGGAGGAGGTTCTTCCCAGCTGACTTTACCCCAGAGAACAGCAGAGGAGCTCGGTGGAGCTGACCCTGATGTCCAGCTCTGTTACTGTGTGGAGGCCACCTTCATGGACATCATCAGCTCCACCCTTCATGGACTATAG